A stretch of Xenopus laevis strain J_2021 chromosome 8S, Xenopus_laevis_v10.1, whole genome shotgun sequence DNA encodes these proteins:
- the pbx2.S gene encoding pre-B-cell leukemia transcription factor 2 isoform X1 produces MDEQGRLMQARGVGIPGLPIHGGPQTLTPHSMHDPPADNGEPRKQDIGDILQQIMTITDQSLDEAQAKKHALNCHRMKPALFSVLCEIKEKTGLSIRNTQEEEPVDPQLMRLDNMLLAEGVAGPEKGGGSAAAAAAAAASGGVSPDNSIEHSDYRNKLSQIRQIYHSELEKYEQACNEFTTHVMNLLREQSRTRPISPKEIERMVGIIHRKFSSIQMQLKQSTCEAVMILRSRFLDARRKRRNFSKQATEVLNEYFYSHLSNPYPSEEAKEELAKKCGITVSQVSNWFGNKRIRYKKNIGKFQEEANIYAVKTAVSASQGGHSGANSPTTPTSAGSGGSFNLSGSNDMFMAMQGLNGDSYPPSQVESLRHTMGPGYSDSLSANQMYSPREIRANGGWQEAVTPSSVTSPTEGPGSVHSDTSN; encoded by the exons ATGGATGAACAAGGCAGGCTGATGCAGGCCAGGGGGGTGGGGATTCCAGGACTCCCCATCCATGGGGGACCCCAAACTCTCACTCCTCATTCTATGCACGACCCCCCAGCGGACAATGGGGAGCCCCGGAAACAGGATATCGGCGACATATTGCAACAGATCATGACTATCACTGACCAGAGCCTTGACGAAGCCCAGGCAAA GAAACATGCTTTAAACTGCCACAGGATGAAACCTGCACTTTTCAGTGTTCTTTGTGAAATTAAAGAGAAAACAG GATTGAGTATTCGTAACACCCAAGAGGAAGAGCCTGTCGACCCTCAGCTCATGCGCTTAGACAATATGCTACTAGCAGAAGGGGTAGCAGGACCAGAGAAAGGTGGTGGTTCTGCGGCagccgcagcagcagcagcggcttCAGGTGGAGTCTCTCCTGATAATTCCATTGAACACTCGGATTACAGAAACAAACTGTCCCAAATTCGACAGATTTATCATTCTGAACTGGAGAAGTATGAGCAG gcctgtaATGAGTTCACAACCCATGTAATGAACCTGCTGAGAGAACAGAGTCGAACCAGACCTATATCACCAAAGGAGATTGAGCGAATGGTTGGGATCATCCACCGAAAATTTAGCTCCATTCAGATGCAGCTCAAGCAGAGCACCTGTGAGGCTGTCATGATCCTACGCTCCAGATTTCTGGATGCACG gagaaagagaagaaatttCAGTAAACAAGCTACTGAAGTCTTGAATGAATATTTCTACTCACATCTGAGTAACCCATACCCTAGTGAAGAGGCAAAGGAGGAGCTGGCAAAGAAGTGTGGCATAACCGTGTCACAG GTTTCAAACTGGTTTGGAAACAAGAGAATTCGGTACAAGAAGAACATTGGAAAGTTCCAAGAAGAGGCAAATATCTATGCTGTGAAGACAGCCGTTAGTGCGTCACAGGGAGGACACAGTGGGGCCAACTCCCCAACAACCCCTACCTCAGCAG gttCTGGTGGTTCATTCAACCTCTCTGGATCTAATGATATGTTCATGGCGATGCAGGGCTTAAATGGGGATTCTTATCCCCCTTCACAG GTGGAGTCCTTGCGCCACACGATGGGCCCTGGCTACAGTGATAGTTTGTCAGCAAATCAGATGTACAGCCCGCGGGAGATCCGG GCAAATGGAGGGTGGCAAGAAGCTGTCACCCCTTCGTCTGTCACCTCCCCCACAGAAGGACCTGGCAGTGTGCACTCTGACACCTCGAACTGA
- the pbx2.S gene encoding pre-B-cell leukemia transcription factor 2-like isoform X3, with protein MDEQGRLMQARGVGIPGLPIHGGPQTLTPHSMHDPPADNGEPRKQDIGDILQQIMTITDQSLDEAQAKKHALNCHRMKPALFSVLCEIKEKTGLSIRNTQEEEPVDPQLMRLDNMLLAEGVAGPEKGGGSAAAAAAAAASGGVSPDNSIEHSDYRNKLSQIRQIYHSELEKYEQACNEFTTHVMNLLREQSRTRPISPKEIERMVGIIHRKFSSIQMQLKQSTCEAVMILRSRFLDARRKRRNFSKQATEVLNEYFYSHLSNPYPSEEAKEELAKKCGITVSQVSNWFGNKRIRYKKNIGKFQEEANIYAVKTAVSASQGGHSGANSPTTPTSAGSGGSFNLSGSNDMFMAMQGFRCTARGRSGQMEGGKKLSPLRLSPPPQKDLAVCTLTPRTELSPLCAPPLYQTRLFTWTKPLPQLTPIIWNYYRDGLWKPNLSFPLTASNCSF; from the exons ATGGATGAACAAGGCAGGCTGATGCAGGCCAGGGGGGTGGGGATTCCAGGACTCCCCATCCATGGGGGACCCCAAACTCTCACTCCTCATTCTATGCACGACCCCCCAGCGGACAATGGGGAGCCCCGGAAACAGGATATCGGCGACATATTGCAACAGATCATGACTATCACTGACCAGAGCCTTGACGAAGCCCAGGCAAA GAAACATGCTTTAAACTGCCACAGGATGAAACCTGCACTTTTCAGTGTTCTTTGTGAAATTAAAGAGAAAACAG GATTGAGTATTCGTAACACCCAAGAGGAAGAGCCTGTCGACCCTCAGCTCATGCGCTTAGACAATATGCTACTAGCAGAAGGGGTAGCAGGACCAGAGAAAGGTGGTGGTTCTGCGGCagccgcagcagcagcagcggcttCAGGTGGAGTCTCTCCTGATAATTCCATTGAACACTCGGATTACAGAAACAAACTGTCCCAAATTCGACAGATTTATCATTCTGAACTGGAGAAGTATGAGCAG gcctgtaATGAGTTCACAACCCATGTAATGAACCTGCTGAGAGAACAGAGTCGAACCAGACCTATATCACCAAAGGAGATTGAGCGAATGGTTGGGATCATCCACCGAAAATTTAGCTCCATTCAGATGCAGCTCAAGCAGAGCACCTGTGAGGCTGTCATGATCCTACGCTCCAGATTTCTGGATGCACG gagaaagagaagaaatttCAGTAAACAAGCTACTGAAGTCTTGAATGAATATTTCTACTCACATCTGAGTAACCCATACCCTAGTGAAGAGGCAAAGGAGGAGCTGGCAAAGAAGTGTGGCATAACCGTGTCACAG GTTTCAAACTGGTTTGGAAACAAGAGAATTCGGTACAAGAAGAACATTGGAAAGTTCCAAGAAGAGGCAAATATCTATGCTGTGAAGACAGCCGTTAGTGCGTCACAGGGAGGACACAGTGGGGCCAACTCCCCAACAACCCCTACCTCAGCAG gttCTGGTGGTTCATTCAACCTCTCTGGATCTAATGATATGTTCATGGCGATGCAGGGCT TCAGATGTACAGCCCGCGGGAGATCCGG GCAAATGGAGGGTGGCAAGAAGCTGTCACCCCTTCGTCTGTCACCTCCCCCACAGAAGGACCTGGCAGTGTGCACTCTGACACCTCGAACTGAGCTCTCTCCTCTCTGTGCTCCACCTCTCTACCAAACCAGGCTCTTTACATGGACTAAACCCCTTCCTCAACTAACTCCCATAATCTGGAACTATTACAGAGATGGATTGTGGAAGCCCAACCTGTCCTTCCCCCTCACTGCCTCCAATTGCTCCTTTTAA
- the pbx2.S gene encoding pre-B-cell leukemia transcription factor 2 isoform X2 — translation MDEQGRLMQARGVGIPGLPIHGGPQTLTPHSMHDPPADNGEPRKQDIGDILQQIMTITDQSLDEAQAKKHALNCHRMKPALFSVLCEIKEKTGLSIRNTQEEEPVDPQLMRLDNMLLAEGVAGPEKGGGSAAAAAAAAASGGVSPDNSIEHSDYRNKLSQIRQIYHSELEKYEQACNEFTTHVMNLLREQSRTRPISPKEIERMVGIIHRKFSSIQMQLKQSTCEAVMILRSRFLDARRKRRNFSKQATEVLNEYFYSHLSNPYPSEEAKEELAKKCGITVSQVSNWFGNKRIRYKKNIGKFQEEANIYAVKTAVSASQGGHSGANSPTTPTSAGGVLAPHDGPWLQ, via the exons ATGGATGAACAAGGCAGGCTGATGCAGGCCAGGGGGGTGGGGATTCCAGGACTCCCCATCCATGGGGGACCCCAAACTCTCACTCCTCATTCTATGCACGACCCCCCAGCGGACAATGGGGAGCCCCGGAAACAGGATATCGGCGACATATTGCAACAGATCATGACTATCACTGACCAGAGCCTTGACGAAGCCCAGGCAAA GAAACATGCTTTAAACTGCCACAGGATGAAACCTGCACTTTTCAGTGTTCTTTGTGAAATTAAAGAGAAAACAG GATTGAGTATTCGTAACACCCAAGAGGAAGAGCCTGTCGACCCTCAGCTCATGCGCTTAGACAATATGCTACTAGCAGAAGGGGTAGCAGGACCAGAGAAAGGTGGTGGTTCTGCGGCagccgcagcagcagcagcggcttCAGGTGGAGTCTCTCCTGATAATTCCATTGAACACTCGGATTACAGAAACAAACTGTCCCAAATTCGACAGATTTATCATTCTGAACTGGAGAAGTATGAGCAG gcctgtaATGAGTTCACAACCCATGTAATGAACCTGCTGAGAGAACAGAGTCGAACCAGACCTATATCACCAAAGGAGATTGAGCGAATGGTTGGGATCATCCACCGAAAATTTAGCTCCATTCAGATGCAGCTCAAGCAGAGCACCTGTGAGGCTGTCATGATCCTACGCTCCAGATTTCTGGATGCACG gagaaagagaagaaatttCAGTAAACAAGCTACTGAAGTCTTGAATGAATATTTCTACTCACATCTGAGTAACCCATACCCTAGTGAAGAGGCAAAGGAGGAGCTGGCAAAGAAGTGTGGCATAACCGTGTCACAG GTTTCAAACTGGTTTGGAAACAAGAGAATTCGGTACAAGAAGAACATTGGAAAGTTCCAAGAAGAGGCAAATATCTATGCTGTGAAGACAGCCGTTAGTGCGTCACAGGGAGGACACAGTGGGGCCAACTCCCCAACAACCCCTACCTCAGCAG GTGGAGTCCTTGCGCCACACGATGGGCCCTGGCTACAGTGA